In Acinonyx jubatus isolate Ajub_Pintada_27869175 chromosome B3, VMU_Ajub_asm_v1.0, whole genome shotgun sequence, a genomic segment contains:
- the RPL4 gene encoding 60S ribosomal protein L4 produces the protein MACARPLISVYSEKGESSGKNVTLPAVFKAPIRPDIVNFVHTNLRKNNRQPYAVSELAGHQTSAESWGTGRAVARIPRVRGGGTHRSGQGAFGNMCRGGRMFAPTKTWRRWHRRVNTTQKRYAICSALAASALPALVMSKGHRIEEVPELPLVVEDKVEGYKKTKEAVLLLKKLKAWNDIKKVYASQRMRAGKGKMRNRRRIQRRGPCIIYNEDNGIIKAFRNIPGITLLNVSKLNILKLAPGGHVGRFCIWTESAFRKLDDLYGTWRKAASLKSNYNLPMHKMLNTDLSRILKSPEIQRALRAPRKKIHRRVLKKNPLKNLRIMLKLNPYAKTMRRNTILRQAKNHKLRMDKAAAALEAKSEEKGVPGKKPVVGKKGKKAVGVKKQKKPLAGKKPATTKKPVAEKKPAEKKPTTEEKKPA, from the exons ATG GCGTGTGCTCGTCCATTGATATCCGTGTACTCCGAAAAGGGGGAGTCATCTGGCAAAAATGTTACTCTGCCTGCTGTATTCAAGGCTCCCATTCGACCGGATATCGTGAACTTTGTTCATACCAACTTGCGCAAAAACAATAGACAGCCATATGCTGTCAGTGAATTAGCAG GTCATCAAACCAGTGCTGAGTCTTGGGGTACTGGCAGAGCCGTGGCTCGAATTCCCAGAGTTCGAGGTGGTGGGACTCACCGTTCTGGCCAGGGTGCTTTTGGAAAT ATGTGTCGTGGGGGCCGCATGTTCGCACCAACGAAAACTTGGCGCCGTTGGCACCGCAGAGTGAACACAACACAGAAGCGATATGCCATCTGCTCTGCCCTGGCTGCCTCAGCCTTACCAGCACTGGTCATGTCTAAAG GTCATCGTATTGAGGAAGTTCCGGAACTTCCTTTGGTGGTTGAAGATAAAGTTGAAGGCTACAAGAAGACCAAGGAGGCTGTTTTGCTTCTTAAGAAACTTAAAGCCTGGAATGATATCAAAAAG GTCTATGCCTCTCAACGAATGAGAGCTGGCAAGGGCAAAATGAGAAACCGTCGTCGTATCCAGCGCAGGGGACCCTGCATCATCTATAATGAGGACAATGGTATCATCAAGGCCTTCAGAAACATCCCCG gaatTACTTTGCTTAATGTAAGCAAACTGAACATTTTGAAACTTGCTCCTGGTGGGCATGTGGGACGTTTCTGCATCTGGACTGAAAGTGCTTTCCGCAAGTTGGATGATCTGTATGGCACTTGGCGTAAGGCTGCCTCGCTCAAGAGTAACTACAA ccttcCCATGCATAAGATGCTTAATACAGACCTTAGCAGAATCTTGAAGAGCCCTGAGATCCAGAGAGCCCTCCGAGCACCACG CAAGAAGATTCATCGCAGAGTCCTCAAGAAGAATCCACTGAAAAACCTGAGAATCATGTTGAAGCTGAACCCATATGCAAAGACAATGCGCCGGAACACCATTCTTCGCCAGGCCAAGAAT CACAAACTCCGGATGGATAAGGCCGCAGCAGCCTTAGAAGCCAAATCCGAGGAGAAGGGCGTTCCAGGCAAGAAGCCTGTggtagggaagaaaggaaagaaggctgTTGGTgttaagaagcagaaaaaaccCTTGGCAGGAAAAAAGCCTGCAACGACCAAGAAACCAGTAGCTGAGAAGAAGCCTGCAGAGAAGAAACCCACCACGGAAGAAAAGAAACCTGCATAA